In Salminus brasiliensis chromosome 24, fSalBra1.hap2, whole genome shotgun sequence, one genomic interval encodes:
- the fgfbp2b gene encoding fibroblast growth factor-binding protein 2b, which yields MSATCRAALLLACCVWVIHAQAQSSHSAGNQENSNQANIHANESTHSLANTKVKQQQPELQQRNSLWDEPIRFSSKAKDACTMVISSQGDFTKLRVSCKNKGKSYWCDFMGKPNLCRPYNKNPRHYFNQVMWELRKFQNPCQGFRVFKPQMCRLAGDESQMVFHTSWPKTSTPEPAPALQDRSQNQLKTPAAAPKVLSKPAKPAIKPLQPRKPTKTTTPKPTPEAETQVNKLAEEYCWSGLQNICAYFIGWFQN from the coding sequence ATGAGTGCAACTTGCAGGGCCGCTCTGCTGCTGGCTTGCTGTGTTTGGGTGATTCATGCCCAGGCTCAGAGCAGCCACAGCGCCGGTAATCAAGAGAACAGCAACCAGGCCAATATACACGCCAATGAAAGCACCCACAGCCTGGCAAACACAAAGGTCAAGCAGCAACAACCTGAGCTTCAACAAAGAAACAGCCTCTGGGATGAGCCTATCCGCTTCAGTTCCAAAGCCAAAGACGCTTGCACGATGGTAATATCTAGCCAGGGAGACTTTACTAAGCTTCGGGTCTCCTGCAAGAACAAGGGCAAGTCCTACTGGTGCGACTTCATGGGAAAGCCCAACTTGTGCCGGCCTTACAACAAAAACCCGCGCCATTACTTCAACCAGGTCATGTGGGAGTTGCGCAAGTTCCAGAATCCCTGCCAGGGATTCCGGGTCTTTAAGCCCCAGATGTGCCGCTTAGCTGGGGATGAATCCCAGATGGTCTTCCACACCTCCTGGCCTAAGACATCCACCCCAGAACCAGCCCCAGCTCTGCAGGACCGCAGCCAGAACCAGctgaaaacaccagcagcagcaccgAAAGTGCTTTCCAAGCCAGCTAAACCAGCCATCAAACCTCTGCAACCCCGCAAGCCAACTAAAACCACCACGCCAAAACCCACGCCAGAAGCAGAGACCCAGGTTAACAAACTGGCAGAGGAGTACTGCTGGAGTGGCCTCCAGAACATCTGTGCCTATTTCATTGGTTGGTTTCAGAACTAA